The nucleotide window GCCGTATTTATCCAGCACTTGTTTTGCGGATATCGGACAGTCCATGGGTTCCTTCATCGGGATGGACGCCGGAGCCACTGTATATCATCTGTACCGCGGGATGCTGGAAGGACTCTGCTGTGAATCGGCGGAAATGTTTCAGCTGCTTAAGGACTATGGGATACCGGTGGACGGTGTCACGGCGGTCGGGGGTGTCTCCAGGTCGGCTGTATATATGCAGATGAAGGCCGATATTACCAGAAAGGAAATTGAAGTCCTGAAACACGAGGAAGCGGGTGCCCGTGGTCTGGCGATGCTCTGCGCCGTGGAATTCGGCTGCTATTCCGGCTTAGAGGAGGCCGGCCGGCGGTTCCGGGAAACCATGTGCCGCTATGTGCCGAAGCAGGACAGTTCTGGGATACTGGAGCGGCACCGGCGGCTCAGCAAAGCGGTCAGGGCTGTTTACTCAGGACTGCAGTGATAACAGAACCAACATCATGACTAATTTACCAGGGGGTACAAATATGCTTGTAAACATGAAAGAAATACTGAGGGAAGCGCGGAGGAATAAGATGGCGGTCGCGGCGATCAACACGCCGGGCTTTGATATTGTCCGTGCTGCCGTGGATGCGGCGGAGGAATTGCAGACACCGGTCATTCTGGACCATGCCAGCGCTCATGAAACGGACATCGCAATGGAAGTGATCGGGCCGTATATGGTGGAATGTGCAAAAAACGCATCGGTTCCGGTAGCGGTCAATCTGGATCACGGACTGAGCCTGAATATGTGCCTGCGGGCGGTGAAATGCGGTTTTTCCTCGGTCATGTACGACGGGTCCTATCTTCCCTATGAAGAGAACATTGCCAATGTAAAGGAAATCTGCGATATGGTTCATCCGTTTGGGCTCACGGTGGAGGCTGAGATTGGGAGAATGCCGGGATTTGGCAATCACGGGGGGATCGATCCAAAGGATAAGACAGGCTTTTACACGGATCCTGAAGTCGCGAAGGACTTTGCGGTGAGGACTGGCTGTGACGCCCTGGCGGTGTGCATCGGTACGGAGCACGGATTTTATAAAGCGGCTCCGGTCCTTGACCTGAAGCGGCTGGAGGAGATCCGGGCAGCGGTCCCGGAGGACACCGCCCTGGTGATGCACGGAAGTTCGGGAGTATCATTTGAGGATCTGCAGGCGGCGATCAGCTCCGGCATGTCCAAGATCAATTATTATACGTATTTATCCATTCAGGTAGCCCCGGAGCTTCAGAGGATCATCGCCCAGAATCCGGAGCAGACCTACTATAATACTCTGACTGCCCGCGCATATGAAGTATTGAAACAAGGAGCCAAGGATATCATTGCCTGTATGAGAAACGGACGGTAAGAAAGGAGTAAAAAATGCCGAAGCTTACTGATATTTTAACAAAGTTCCCTTTTGCCGACGGAAGGAAATATCCGAGGCTGATCCGCAGGGAGGAATACAGTAGTGCTCTGTATCCGCCGGACAACGCGTTTACGAGCGACAATACCTTTACGATAGTCAGCACAGATACCTTTATGCTGGGAATTTATGAGCTGGGGCCCGGCGGCGCTTTTGACCCGCTGGATATCCATCCGGGGGATGAGTTTTATTATATTCTGCAGGGACCTATCGTGCAGCGGAGCGGAAACGGCCAGTTCGCGTATCTGGAGACCGGGGACGGACTGTTCATGCCGCAGGAGGCATGGCACAAGGCTCATAACTTTTCGGATCAGAAGGTCCGGGTGCTTTACTTTATCACACCGAAGGCATGGGGAGAAGACATTCCGCCGGCTTATATCCCGACGGATGCGGAGACAAAGTTTTATAAAGGGCCGAATAACGACAAGCTGCCGGATATGCGAAGTGTGATCCAGAATGTCAGCAGACAGGGCTGTACCGACGATATCGGCAGCTGGCCGGTGGACGGAAAAGAAGCCAGGGCCTATCCCCAGGCGGTATATACGGTAAGGGATTGTGACAAGCTCAACAATATCCATGGAACAAAGCACCCAATGCTGATGCGTTTCATAGGGAGCAATGATTACGGACACTTTGGAGAATTCATCCTTCCGCCCGGCGGTTATGGACCGAGGTGCTCCGAAGAAGACTGCCACGGAGGAGATGCGGCAATCTTTTGTATAGACGGACCAATTACCATAAATCTCACGCAGATGCAGGAATCCTTCCAGCTGCGCCCTGAGGATTCCTTTTTCCTGCCGGCAGGGACTCCTTATCAGCTGGTGAATTTTGAAAGTCAGCCGGTGAAAGCTGTGTTTGCAGTCACGGCCCTTTGACGAAACGAATGATTCTGACAGAGAGACGCAGAACGGGTATGCCTTAAATCATAAGGCATACCCGTTATTTGTCGTTATTTCCGGTCATCCAGGGCCACATAACTGTGATGCTGTCCCACATATTTATAAGCAGGGCGGATGATCTTGCTGGAGTTCACCAGTTCTTCGATCCGGTGCGCGCACCAGCCTGAGATACGGGAGATGGCAAATATGGGAGTGAAGAGTTCATTGGGAAGACCCAGCATGTTATAAACGAAGCCGCTGTAAAAGTCCACGTTGGCACAGATGGCTTTGTGCAGCTGTTTCTGCTCTGACAGGAGCTGACAGGCCAGCCGCTCCACGGTAGTGTAGAGTTTATATTCCTCCGTTCGGCCTTTTTCCTCGGAGAGCGCCTTGGCATATTTTTTTAGAATGACGGCGCGGGGATCGGATTTGGTATATACGGCATGGCCGATGCCATAAATCAGTCCGCTCCGGTCAAACGCCTCTTTGTTGATCAGCATCTGGAGATATTCACGGATTGCATCCTCGTCGGACCAGTCGGGAATATTTTTCTTCAGATCAGCGAACATATTCTGCACCTTCAGATTGGCTCCGCCGTGCTTCGGGCCTTTCAGGGAACCGAGAGAAGCTGTAACGGCTGAGTAGGTGTCGGTGCCGGTGGAGGACACGACATGGGTAGTGAAGGAAGAATTGTTCCCGCCGCCGTGTTCGGCGTGGATGACAAGTGCCACATCCAGTACCTTTGCCTCCAGTTCCGTATATTTTCCGTCGGGACGAAGCAGCCGGAGAATGTTCTCCGCAGTGGAGAGCTGAGGCTTGGGATTCCGTATGACCAGGCTTTCGTCCAGATGATAGTGGCGGTATGCCTGATAAGCGTATACGGAAATCAAAGGAAACTGGGCGATCAGATGGAGGGACTGCTTTAATACATTGGGGATGGAAACGTCGTCCGGATTTCTGTCGTAGGTATACAGGGTGAGGACACTTTTCTGCAGCGAGTTCATGATATCTTTGCTCGGAGCCTTCATAATGATGTCACGCACGAAGGTGTCGGGAAGGTTCCGGAAGTGGCCCATCAGCTCCAGAAACTCATCCATCTGAGCGTGGGTGGGGAGACTGCCGAATAGGAGCAGATATGTAGTCTCCTCAAAACCGAATTTACGGTCCTGAAAGCCATTGATCAGATCTTTGACATTGTAGCCCTGATAATAAAGGCGTCCGTTGGCCGGGATCTTCCGGCCGTTGATGACGTCAAATGCGATAACGTCGGATATTTCGGTGAGACCTGTCAGGACACCCTTGCCGTTGGAATCACGGAGACCGCGTTTTACGTCGTATTCTGTATAGAGATTCAAATCTATGTGATTGGAGTTCTTACAGTATTCCACCAACTGATCTAAACGGGTGTCAAACTCAAAGTCTACGGGGTTGAATCTTTCATCGTCGGACATAGAAAAACCTCCTTTAGAATATACATTGCCTGCCTTAGATACCGGTCTTTAAAAGATTATAGTATACTTTAACAGCATTTTGAAAATAAGGCAATCCCTGTTCTGTTTTTTTGGCGATTTTATGTATTTTAATGGAAGAATATTTAAAAAATTAGGTATTAATTTTATTGACTTTTTATTCCTAATTTTGTCCGGAGAATAGGAGGGAATCCAGGCGGCGGAATCTCCTTTCCCATTGACAAATGGCTGGAAGGTACATACAATCAGGATAGAACACTCTATGAACAAGAACACAGAAACGGAGGCGTAAATGAAGAAGGTTAAGATCGCCATATTAGGGCTGGGAACCGTAGGATCCGGCGTATATAAGCTGCTGGAGCGGAGAAAACAGGAAATGCCGAGTAAAGCCGGCGTGGAGATAGAGATCGCGAAGATTCTGGTCAGGAATTTGGAAAAGGCCGAGAAGAAGGTCGGCCGGGAACTGCTCACCGATGATTGGAGAGAGATCGTAGAGGATGAGTCTATCTCCGTGATCATAGAAGTGATGGGAGGAATGGAGCCGGCCTGCACCATCATCATGGAGGCGTTTCGGGCCGGGAAGCATGTGGTCTCAGCCAATAAGGATCTGATCGCGTCCAGAGGAAAGGAGCTTTTGGAGGCGGCGAAGGACAACGGCTGTGATTTTCTGTTTGAAGCCGCAGTCGCCGGCGGAATACCGATTCTCCGCCCCATGAAGCAGTGTCTGGCAGGCAATGAGATCAGCGATATCATGGGAATCTTCAATGGGACAACGAACTTCATACTGACAAAGATGACAGATGACGGCATGGAGTTTGAGGATGCCCTGAGAGTGGCAAAGGAGCTTGGGTACGCGGAGGCAGATCCTACGGCTGATGTGGAGGGATATGACGCGGGCAGGAAGGTGGCGATACTGGCTTCCATCGCGTTTCACTCCCGAGTGGTCTTTGAAGACGTCTATACAGAGGGGATTTCAAAGATAAACGCTAAGGATATCCAGTATGCCAAAGAGCTGGGGTGTGATATCAAGCTTTTAGGAGTGGCGAAGAACACGGATAACGGTATCGAGGCCAGAGTGCATCCGATGTTAATACCCAGCGGACATCCTCTGGCATCTGTGAAAGACGCTTTTAATGCGGTGTTTGTCCACGGAGATGCAGTGGATGACGCTATGTTTTATGGAAGAGGAGCCGGAGAGATGCCCACGGCCAGCGCCATAGTGGGCGACGTCATCGATATTCTGCGGGATATTGAATGGGGATGCTGCGGAAGGATCGGCTGCAGCTGCTACCGGGAGCTTCCAGTCAAGGCCATAGGAGATGTGGAAAGCAAATACTTCATGAGGCTTCATGCAGAGGATAAGCCTGGCGTCCTGGCCACCATCGCCGGAGTCTTTGGGAACAACGCAGTGAGCATCTCAAAGCTGATACAGAAAAATACCCAGGATGGCTTTGCGGAGCTGGCGATTGTGACGGATTTGGTCAAGGAATATCATTTCCGGGATGCGGTGACTGTCCTCGGCGGGATGTCGGTGATCCAAAAAATATCCAGTATCATCCGGGTTTTATAGAAAGTTTTTCATTGACAAATGGAAAAGAAGTGATTATACTATGAAACATAGTTATCGAGATTCAATGGAATAACAGCCAGAAACCGATGACCAAGAGAAGTAAGCCGGGAAAGAAATCACAGAGAGCTGCCACAGCTGAGAAGCAGCATTTTGGAACGGACTGAATGGACTTGGGAGGGCGGGCCGAACCCCTGTACAGGCAGTAGGCTTCGACGGGGACCTCATCCGTTATCAACGAGGCACATATGATGGTATGTGACAGAGAGGATGCAGTGCATCAATCAGGGTGGTATCGCAGAAGCAGATCATAAGCTTTTGTCCCTTTTAAGGGGCAGAAGCTTTTTTTGTATACCTTTGAATACTTATAAAACAAATTTGTCTTATGAATCAGATGAGACAGGAAGAAATCCGATCCTTTTCTGGAATCTAAGAAATGAATTTTATCTAGTATAGTGCGGCTAAGAGGGCACCGGCAGAAAGATTCCGGGCCGGCCTAAAGGTGAGCGCCGCAGGGCAGCGGCTGGTGTTCCCCAGACGGAGGGAGGCAGAAACGGAAATACGGATTCCGTTTCTGAGCGAACCGGAGACGGAAAATCATCCGGATTTCCCGGCGACATGTGAGCGGTACTTCTGAAGTGGGGATAAAGCAGCCCCTGCATCGCCAGCGAACCGAAATCGTGACGGCTCGGAACTTCTGCCGGTGTCAGTCTGGATCCTGATTGGAGCTAATGAAAAATGATTCCAAAAAGTATTTTGTATCATCCCTTTTAATAAGGAACTTTGCAGACCCATCATCAG belongs to Qiania dongpingensis and includes:
- a CDS encoding cupin domain-containing protein; this translates as MPKLTDILTKFPFADGRKYPRLIRREEYSSALYPPDNAFTSDNTFTIVSTDTFMLGIYELGPGGAFDPLDIHPGDEFYYILQGPIVQRSGNGQFAYLETGDGLFMPQEAWHKAHNFSDQKVRVLYFITPKAWGEDIPPAYIPTDAETKFYKGPNNDKLPDMRSVIQNVSRQGCTDDIGSWPVDGKEARAYPQAVYTVRDCDKLNNIHGTKHPMLMRFIGSNDYGHFGEFILPPGGYGPRCSEEDCHGGDAAIFCIDGPITINLTQMQESFQLRPEDSFFLPAGTPYQLVNFESQPVKAVFAVTAL
- a CDS encoding citrate/2-methylcitrate synthase, which translates into the protein MSDDERFNPVDFEFDTRLDQLVEYCKNSNHIDLNLYTEYDVKRGLRDSNGKGVLTGLTEISDVIAFDVINGRKIPANGRLYYQGYNVKDLINGFQDRKFGFEETTYLLLFGSLPTHAQMDEFLELMGHFRNLPDTFVRDIIMKAPSKDIMNSLQKSVLTLYTYDRNPDDVSIPNVLKQSLHLIAQFPLISVYAYQAYRHYHLDESLVIRNPKPQLSTAENILRLLRPDGKYTELEAKVLDVALVIHAEHGGGNNSSFTTHVVSSTGTDTYSAVTASLGSLKGPKHGGANLKVQNMFADLKKNIPDWSDEDAIREYLQMLINKEAFDRSGLIYGIGHAVYTKSDPRAVILKKYAKALSEEKGRTEEYKLYTTVERLACQLLSEQKQLHKAICANVDFYSGFVYNMLGLPNELFTPIFAISRISGWCAHRIEELVNSSKIIRPAYKYVGQHHSYVALDDRK
- a CDS encoding homoserine dehydrogenase; its protein translation is MKKVKIAILGLGTVGSGVYKLLERRKQEMPSKAGVEIEIAKILVRNLEKAEKKVGRELLTDDWREIVEDESISVIIEVMGGMEPACTIIMEAFRAGKHVVSANKDLIASRGKELLEAAKDNGCDFLFEAAVAGGIPILRPMKQCLAGNEISDIMGIFNGTTNFILTKMTDDGMEFEDALRVAKELGYAEADPTADVEGYDAGRKVAILASIAFHSRVVFEDVYTEGISKINAKDIQYAKELGCDIKLLGVAKNTDNGIEARVHPMLIPSGHPLASVKDAFNAVFVHGDAVDDAMFYGRGAGEMPTASAIVGDVIDILRDIEWGCCGRIGCSCYRELPVKAIGDVESKYFMRLHAEDKPGVLATIAGVFGNNAVSISKLIQKNTQDGFAELAIVTDLVKEYHFRDAVTVLGGMSVIQKISSIIRVL
- a CDS encoding class II fructose-bisphosphate aldolase, which translates into the protein MLVNMKEILREARRNKMAVAAINTPGFDIVRAAVDAAEELQTPVILDHASAHETDIAMEVIGPYMVECAKNASVPVAVNLDHGLSLNMCLRAVKCGFSSVMYDGSYLPYEENIANVKEICDMVHPFGLTVEAEIGRMPGFGNHGGIDPKDKTGFYTDPEVAKDFAVRTGCDALAVCIGTEHGFYKAAPVLDLKRLEEIRAAVPEDTALVMHGSSGVSFEDLQAAISSGMSKINYYTYLSIQVAPELQRIIAQNPEQTYYNTLTARAYEVLKQGAKDIIACMRNGR